A single Triticum dicoccoides isolate Atlit2015 ecotype Zavitan chromosome 2A, WEW_v2.0, whole genome shotgun sequence DNA region contains:
- the LOC119358034 gene encoding COBRA-like protein 7 has protein sequence MAMEQFVLFIFMCCLSSRFADAYDPVDPNGNITINWDFPSIEPNVYAVKVSIHNYQLYRHIERPGWRLSWVWAGHEFISTVIGAETTEQGNCTGRHGANGAPPHCCEKQPVMMDLLPGAPYNRQSANCCRGGVLSSVTQNNRTATSQFEMYITNFALDEHGDPKMPTTFSIGVPGYTCSNATNVPATRSKVDEQRHVQVLRTWQIICSYSQFRDAPSPSCCVSLTTFYNSTIVGCPRDSCGGANSPSAHQCLSGGEQSKVLAALPDADGAPPVPVIRCTEHMCPIRVHWHVKQSYRGYWRVKVAVTNYDVVSNYTDWNLVVQHPNLRSLTQLFSFNYQPLIQYGTINDTGMFWGIKNYNEMLLGDGNVQTEMILEKDPSDFTFSGGWAFPRRVYFNGHECVMPPPDQYPSLPNAAWDVRVSAVQRWLVAGSCLLSLSMLFLV, from the exons ATGGCGATGGAGCAGTTCGTCCTGTTCATCTTCATGTGTTGTCTGTCCTCCCGCTTCGCTG ATGCGTATGATCCGGTGGATCCAAACGGGAACATCACCATCAACTGGGATTTTCCGTCCATCGAGCCCAATGTGTACGCG GTCAAGGTGAGCATCCACAATTACCAGCTGTACCGCCACATCGAGCGCCCGGGGTGGCGGCTGAGCTGGGTGTGGGCCGGCCACGAGTTCATCTCGACCGTGATCGGCGCGGAGACGACGGAGCAGGGCAACTGCACCGGCCGCCACGGCGCCAACGGCGCCCCTCCGCATTGCTGCGAGAAGCAACCGGTCATGATggacctgctgccgggcgcgccgtACAACAGGCAGTCCGCCAACTGCTGCCGCGGCGGCGTGCTGTCGTCCGTCACGCAGAACAACAGGACGGCCACCTCGCAGTTCGAGATGTATATCACCAATTTCGCCCTCGACGAGCACGGCGACCCCAAGATGCCGACCACCTTCAGCATCGGCGTGCCGGGCTACACCTGCAGCAACGCCACCAACGTGCCGGCGACGAGGTCCAAGGTCGACGAGCAGCGGCACGTACAAGTTCTGC GGACATGGCAGATCATCTGCTCGTACTCGCAGTTCAGGGACGCACCGTCGCCGTCCTGCTGCGTCTCCCTCACGACCTTCTACAACAGCACGATCGTAGGGTGCCCGCGGGACAGCTGTGGCGGTGCAAACTCTCCCTCGGCGCATCAGTGCCTCAG CGGCGGCGAGCAGTCCAAGGTCCTGGCGGCGCTGCCTGACGCCGACGGCGCTCCGCCCGTGCCAGTCATCCGGTGCACGGAGCACATGTGCCCGATCCGGGTGCACTGGCACGTGAAGCAGAGCTACCGGGGGTACTGGAGGGTGAAGGTGGCGGTGACGAACTACGACGTCGTCAGCAACTACACCGACTGGAACCTGGTGGTGCAGCACCCCAACCTCCGGAGCCTGACGCAACTTTTCAGCTTCAACTACCAGCCCCTCATCCAGTACGGCACGATCA ATGACACGGGGATGTTCTGGGGAATCAAGAACTACAACGAGATGCTGCTGGGTGACGGGAACGTGCAGACCGAGATGATACTGGAGAAAGACCCGAGCGACTTCACCTTCTCGGGGGGCTGGGCGTTCCCGAGGAGGGTCTACTTCAATGGACACGAGTGCGTCATGCCGCCGCCGGATCAGTACCCTTCGCTGCCCAATGCGGCCTGGGACGTGCGTGTCTCGGCGGTGCAGCGGTGGCTGGTCGCCGGCTCTTGTCTGCTCTCGTTGTCTATGTTGTTTCTCGTGTAA